The Neospora caninum Liverpool complete genome, chromosome IV genome segment AGGACGGCGGCCATAttcctttcctttcgcctcatccttgtctctcttcaaaCGTATTTTCCTCCGCTGTCACGCTCCTCCACCCTCTAGTGCATCTCTACGTCTTCGCGGGCTTGCTACCTGCTGCTTCGGTGAGCGTCGTCTCTGAACCTTTCTTCGGATCCCCTGCATCGCGTGACGTTCCGGTATTCCTCTACCTAGCCccggtctctcttttcgtctttgcagcctcctcttttctgtcgaaGCGAATCTGACAAGTTCGATCTTTTCTCCGGCTTCCTacgccgccgccttctcttcctccacggCCCCCTGACCGACCAGCTGGCCGCTTCACTCGCTGCTCAGCTGTTGTACATGGCTGACactgcgcagagacaggaggaagagggaagcgaacaCGGAGCagaacgggaagacgaggctcgcgggcaaggagagagacgaggagcaggcgaggagatggaaaacgaaagcgagggggaagaacagggagcgcgcggaaggcgagagagaacggacgTGTTTTGTCCGTCGTCTCGCCCTGAAGCGTCTGCTGCGCATCTGCGCAAAAGAAGAAATGCAAAGAGaacttttctctcttcagtctTTCCAGATTCCTTGGTCTCGCCCTCAATCTCGTCTTGTGAAGAATCACTCGTCCCTTCTCGTTCGAGTACGCGACactgcgaagagagagagaaggaaaagctACTTCCGGTTGACATTCTCATCAATTCCCCAGGCGGCTCCGTTACAGCAGGTATGGAAAGACAAATCTTCGATCTGTGATCGTCCTACACAAACGCCATGACGAAAAGCTCCTCCCCACCGtaggtacatatatatatataggtgtacgcgtgtgtatgtatgcattgTCTGCTTTGTTTCTGTCGCGGTGTTTGTGTGTCCAAAACTTatcgctttctctctgtaggGCTGGGTTTAAAAGTGCCTCTGTATTATCTTCTCCCTGAGTCTCTTTGTGCATGCTTCTACCACTACATCGATATGTACGtgtacacatatgcataagtgtatatgtatatgcatgcgcctgcgtgtttgtgtgtgtgacATCTGTTCGATGCGCCCCATGTGGGGTGTCGAGAAGCGAGTGTGTAAAAAGAGTCGGTGTTTGCGTTGCCCTCAGCGCTGGGGATTTTGGATCTTTTCCAGTCGCTCCCGTTCGACGTCCACACAACATGCGTCGGCCAAGCTGCAGGTGTCGCCGCGATGCTCCTCGCTGCAGGGACGCCTGGCTGCCgtcgcgcctttccttcgtctcgcctttctcttcggcaAATCGAAGGTCACCATGTCCTCCGTAGCACACCCAGATGTGCAttcgcccttctcgtccaCAGACATCTTGCACGTACTCGCGGCATGGAAAACCCGTGTCAATAAT includes the following:
- a CDS encoding atp-dependent Clp protease proteolytic subunit,related; this encodes MADTAQRQEEEGSEHGAEREDEARGQGERRGAGEEMENESEGEEQGARGRRERTDVFCPSSRPEASAAHLRKRRNAKRTFLSSVFPDSLVSPSISSCEESLVPSRSSTRHCEEREKEKLLPVDILINSPGGSVTAALGILDLFQSLPFDVHTTCVGQAAGVAAMLLAAGTPGCRRAFPSSRLSLRQIEGRVEGQAEAIDRETLEIENVQRMVYRHLAAFCTGRQARRDEREQEREQERERQIEKREKAIREDCEKELFLSAGEAVKYGLIDRVIPVKYRPPWHTVGRPKAD